Proteins encoded together in one Anoxybacillus flavithermus window:
- a CDS encoding spore maturation protein, translating to MQVIQFLSLWLIPILIACILLHGTYKRVPTYEAFVEGGKEGIQIAFSLIPYLVGMLVAVSVFRASGALDFFISYIKPFIVPLGLPSEVVPLAIIRPISGTASLGIVTDLIATYGPDSFIGRLASTIQGSTETTLYVLTVYFGAVGIRKMGDALKVGLLADLISFIVSFIIVLWMFGK from the coding sequence ATGCAGGTTATTCAATTTTTATCGCTTTGGCTCATTCCTATTTTAATCGCTTGCATTTTGTTGCATGGAACGTACAAGCGTGTGCCGACGTATGAGGCGTTTGTTGAAGGGGGAAAAGAGGGAATTCAAATCGCTTTTTCTCTCATTCCGTATTTAGTTGGTATGCTCGTTGCTGTCTCCGTTTTTCGCGCTTCCGGTGCGCTTGATTTTTTTATTTCATATATAAAACCGTTCATCGTCCCGCTCGGACTGCCGTCTGAAGTCGTTCCGCTTGCGATCATCCGTCCGATTTCAGGAACGGCATCGCTCGGCATTGTGACGGACTTAATCGCAACATACGGACCAGATTCATTTATCGGGCGATTAGCTTCTACAATTCAAGGAAGTACAGAAACGACGTTATACGTGCTCACGGTTTACTTCGGTGCTGTCGGCATTCGCAAAATGGGCGATGCCCTAAAAGTCGGCTTACTTGCCGATCTCATTAGCTTTATCGTATCATTTATTATTGTATTATGGATGTTTGGGAAATGA
- a CDS encoding ATP-binding protein: MMALWRSVVGKLWLTILLLVAFVLFILTVLLLSFFEKYYFEKTGEQLTQQAVKVARVVAEHDEQFARSIAWTMVDDVSKLMIIIDDRHYWYSPNEQLVDLPLSFVQQDKQLSRVFDGKKVVKRAMMPNETMRNRVYNELFIVGVPLRTSDGNGAVFVYQSLKAVEETTKQTTKFIFLAAFIAIVLTTVFAFFLSTRITAPLRKMRQVAFEMARGKFDSKVPIVTHDEIGELAMAFNQMGRQLQFHINALNQEKEQLASILSSMADGVITLNRNGEVLITNPPADRFLQAWYYEQGQRDDLSPLPPQVNELFTKAVAEEKEQATEMALQGRNWVIVMTPLYNGKVIRGAVAVLRDMTEERRLDKLRKDFIANVSHELRTPIAMLQGYSEAIVDDIAATDEEKKELAKVIYDESLRMGRLVNDLLDLARMEAGHLTLHKERVPLRSYTERIIHKFQALAKEKGVRLLVDINEEFVVLFDPDRIEQVLTNLIDNALRHTDDGGEVRVIVDGDEEAVRISVRDSGSGIAEEDLPFVFERFYKADKARTRGRSGTGLGLAIAKNIVEAHKGTIAVHSKLGEGTTFTFTLPLK, encoded by the coding sequence ATGATGGCACTATGGCGTAGTGTAGTCGGCAAATTGTGGCTGACAATTTTATTGCTTGTTGCTTTCGTCCTCTTTATTTTAACCGTTTTGTTGCTAAGTTTTTTTGAAAAATATTATTTTGAAAAAACGGGAGAGCAACTCACTCAACAAGCAGTAAAAGTTGCCCGCGTCGTCGCCGAGCATGATGAGCAGTTTGCTCGCTCAATTGCATGGACGATGGTTGATGATGTATCCAAACTAATGATTATTATTGACGATCGTCATTATTGGTACTCACCAAATGAACAGCTCGTTGATTTGCCGCTTTCGTTTGTTCAACAAGATAAACAGTTGTCGCGCGTATTCGATGGAAAGAAAGTAGTGAAACGGGCGATGATGCCAAACGAAACGATGCGAAATCGGGTTTATAACGAGTTGTTTATTGTTGGTGTGCCGCTTCGCACATCTGATGGAAACGGTGCTGTGTTTGTATATCAATCGCTAAAAGCTGTAGAAGAAACGACAAAACAAACGACGAAGTTTATTTTTCTTGCTGCATTTATTGCTATTGTGTTAACGACGGTATTTGCCTTTTTCTTATCGACAAGAATTACGGCACCGCTTAGAAAAATGAGACAAGTCGCGTTTGAAATGGCGCGCGGGAAATTCGATTCCAAAGTGCCGATCGTCACCCATGATGAAATTGGGGAACTGGCTATGGCGTTTAACCAGATGGGTCGGCAATTGCAATTTCACATTAATGCGTTAAATCAAGAAAAAGAACAACTAGCGAGCATTTTAAGCAGCATGGCGGATGGCGTCATTACGCTCAATCGCAATGGCGAAGTGCTTATTACAAACCCACCTGCCGACCGATTTTTACAAGCATGGTACTACGAACAAGGGCAGCGCGACGATTTATCGCCGCTTCCTCCGCAAGTGAATGAATTGTTTACGAAAGCGGTGGCGGAAGAGAAAGAACAAGCGACAGAAATGGCTTTGCAAGGTCGGAATTGGGTCATTGTGATGACGCCGTTGTACAATGGCAAAGTGATTCGCGGGGCGGTTGCAGTGCTTCGCGATATGACGGAAGAGCGCCGGCTCGATAAGTTGCGCAAAGATTTTATCGCCAACGTGTCGCATGAGTTGCGAACGCCAATCGCCATGTTGCAAGGGTATAGTGAAGCCATTGTCGACGACATCGCGGCGACAGATGAAGAGAAAAAAGAATTGGCAAAAGTCATTTATGATGAATCGTTGCGCATGGGTCGCCTCGTTAACGACTTGCTTGATTTAGCGCGTATGGAAGCAGGACATTTAACGCTTCATAAAGAGCGCGTGCCGCTTCGTTCATACACCGAGCGCATCATTCATAAGTTTCAAGCGTTAGCGAAAGAAAAAGGAGTTCGCTTGCTCGTGGACATAAATGAAGAATTTGTCGTGTTGTTTGACCCTGACCGTATCGAACAAGTGCTGACGAATTTAATTGATAATGCTCTTCGTCACACAGATGACGGTGGGGAAGTTCGTGTCATAGTCGATGGGGACGAAGAGGCGGTGCGCATTTCTGTTCGAGACTCAGGCTCTGGCATTGCTGAAGAAGATTTGCCGTTCGTGTTTGAGCGCTTTTACAAAGCGGATAAAGCACGTACACGCGGTCGCTCTGGCACAGGATTAGGTCTTGCGATTGCGAAAAACATCGTTGAGGCGCATAAAGGAACGATCGCCGTTCATAGTAAGCTCGGCGAAGGAACGACGTTTACATTTACACTTCCATTGAAATAG
- the resA gene encoding thiol-disulfide oxidoreductase ResA: MKEKRFWLRTVILAIMLAAIGYTIYSNVFVDKKAIQVGDSAPDFVLTDLNGNKIQLSDYRGKGVFLNFWGTWCKPCEKEMPYINRQYDVYKNEGVEVIAVNVGEAKVTVQTFVDRFQLTFPVVIDQQDQVMNAYNIGPLPATFLIDKEGKIVDIITGAMTEEDVKKYMERIKP; this comes from the coding sequence ATGAAAGAAAAGCGATTTTGGCTTCGAACGGTCATTTTAGCTATCATGCTTGCAGCCATTGGCTATACGATTTATTCCAATGTATTTGTTGACAAAAAGGCGATCCAAGTTGGTGATTCAGCGCCAGACTTCGTACTTACCGACTTAAACGGCAACAAAATTCAACTATCCGATTATCGTGGAAAAGGTGTATTTTTAAACTTTTGGGGAACGTGGTGCAAACCGTGTGAAAAAGAAATGCCATACATTAATAGACAATACGACGTATATAAAAATGAGGGAGTAGAAGTGATTGCGGTCAATGTTGGTGAGGCGAAAGTAACAGTACAAACGTTCGTTGATCGCTTTCAGCTGACGTTTCCAGTCGTCATCGATCAGCAAGATCAAGTCATGAATGCATACAACATCGGTCCGTTGCCAGCGACATTTTTAATTGACAAAGAAGGCAAAATTGTAGATATCATTACAGGGGCGATGACGGAAGAGGATGTAAAAAAATATATGGAACGAATTAAGCCGTAA
- the ccsB gene encoding c-type cytochrome biogenesis protein CcsB has translation MVQLSSTLLYIAFVLYLVATFFFGGAIRVKKKEGMDRWATLGIFVTIVGFLAQLGYFITRWIAAGHAPVSNLFEFTTFFGMMLVGAFIVIYFIYKTSLLGLFTLPIAILVIAYASMFPREISPLIPALQSDWLHIHVTTAAVGEAILAISFAAGLIYLIRVVDQSKASKRTFWLEFVLFFLISTLGFVIVTISFRVAGYEATFEWIDKNGKQSEMVYHMPALVGPHEGVLKTEGRMEPFVHMPAIINARKLNTVIWSLFAGGVLYGLLRLFLRKRIAAALQPLVKNVNLDVVDEISYRSVAIGFPIFTLGALIFAMIWAQIAWTRFWGWDPKEVWALITWLFYAAFLHLRLSKGWHGERSAWLAVIGFAIIMFNLVAVNLVIAGLHSYAGS, from the coding sequence GTGGTTCAGCTAAGTAGTACGTTACTATATATAGCATTTGTTCTTTATTTAGTTGCAACGTTTTTCTTTGGTGGAGCGATTCGTGTGAAAAAGAAAGAAGGAATGGACCGCTGGGCAACGCTCGGAATTTTTGTAACGATCGTTGGGTTTCTCGCTCAGCTTGGTTATTTCATCACGCGCTGGATCGCAGCCGGACATGCACCTGTCAGCAACTTATTCGAATTTACGACGTTTTTTGGTATGATGCTTGTCGGCGCGTTTATTGTCATTTATTTTATTTATAAAACGAGTTTACTCGGCTTATTTACTTTGCCAATCGCCATTTTAGTGATTGCGTATGCAAGCATGTTTCCAAGGGAAATCTCTCCGCTCATCCCAGCTTTACAAAGCGATTGGTTGCATATTCACGTCACGACGGCCGCAGTTGGCGAGGCCATTTTAGCTATTAGCTTTGCAGCGGGGCTCATTTATCTAATTCGAGTAGTCGATCAGTCGAAAGCGAGCAAACGTACGTTTTGGCTAGAGTTTGTGTTATTTTTCTTAATTAGCACGCTCGGTTTTGTTATCGTAACTATATCGTTTCGTGTGGCTGGTTATGAAGCTACGTTTGAATGGATTGACAAAAATGGAAAGCAAAGTGAAATGGTGTACCATATGCCAGCGCTTGTCGGCCCGCATGAAGGGGTGTTAAAAACGGAAGGACGGATGGAACCGTTCGTTCATATGCCTGCAATTATTAATGCTCGCAAATTAAATACAGTGATTTGGTCATTGTTTGCAGGTGGTGTATTATATGGATTGCTTCGCCTTTTCTTACGCAAACGTATTGCAGCAGCTTTGCAACCACTTGTGAAGAACGTGAATTTAGATGTTGTTGACGAAATCAGCTATCGTTCTGTAGCGATTGGGTTTCCGATATTTACACTCGGTGCGCTTATTTTTGCGATGATTTGGGCACAAATTGCATGGACGCGCTTTTGGGGTTGGGATCCGAAAGAAGTATGGGCGCTCATCACATGGCTGTTTTATGCAGCGTTTCTACATTTACGATTGTCAAAAGGTTGGCATGGCGAGCGGTCCGCATGGCTTGCGGTCATCGGTTTTGCAATCATTATGTTTAACTTAGTTGCTGTTAACTTAGTCATTGCCGGCTTACACTCATATGCTGGATCTTAA
- a CDS encoding adenosylcobinamide amidohydrolase has protein sequence MIDVKHVSYQYGEKKVLEDVSFTVYEGEFFGMLGPNGSGKTTLMKLMSRELPLQQGDMFVYGQPIQTYKPRQYAKLVATLPQHTDVSFGYTVKEMVELGRYPYQSSLFPQWTEKDEQVVNESLHCVTLAHKQHVLLEQLSGGERQRAALARSLAQQPRVLLLDEPTNHMDVAQQFKLLNLLKQSGLTVVAIFHDINIASLYCDRLLLLKDGKAVACGTPRELLSESMIECVFETKMKRHEHPVLPKPLVTFVPFSMPHINEGLWHVKEHETMLVVETAKPFKVLSSALVGGGIRWATTFVNRHVPLDYRCDNAEQEMIQFLRQHGFDEQWTVGMMTAVDVKDVAFSFVDEDIRLFVAVTAGVGNAVDSANAWRRTDVVASPGTINTFVFIDGHLSEAAFVQALMTATEAKAKALCDKQVVDPQTNTIATGTSTDCTAIAASQQGTYYAYAGTITPIGKQLARLVYEATQTAIDRYRKRKGQQPND, from the coding sequence ATGATAGATGTAAAGCACGTTTCGTATCAATATGGGGAAAAAAAAGTGTTGGAAGATGTTTCGTTTACCGTTTATGAAGGGGAGTTTTTCGGTATGTTAGGACCGAACGGAAGCGGGAAAACGACGCTAATGAAACTGATGAGCCGTGAACTTCCTTTGCAACAAGGGGATATGTTTGTTTACGGTCAACCGATTCAGACGTATAAACCGAGACAATATGCAAAGCTCGTTGCGACGTTGCCACAACATACAGATGTTTCATTTGGATATACAGTGAAAGAGATGGTGGAACTTGGACGATATCCTTATCAGTCATCTCTCTTTCCGCAATGGACAGAGAAAGACGAACAAGTGGTCAACGAGTCACTTCATTGTGTGACGTTAGCACATAAACAGCATGTCTTATTAGAACAATTAAGCGGGGGAGAACGTCAGCGAGCAGCACTCGCACGGTCGTTAGCGCAACAACCACGTGTATTGCTTTTAGATGAACCGACGAACCATATGGATGTGGCGCAGCAGTTTAAGTTGCTCAATTTATTAAAACAATCAGGGCTTACCGTTGTAGCTATTTTTCATGATATAAATATTGCCTCGCTTTATTGCGACCGACTTCTTTTATTGAAAGATGGAAAAGCTGTTGCATGCGGAACGCCGCGGGAATTGTTGAGCGAATCAATGATTGAGTGCGTATTTGAAACAAAAATGAAACGTCACGAACACCCGGTTTTACCGAAGCCGCTCGTCACATTCGTTCCATTTTCTATGCCGCATATAAACGAGGGATTATGGCACGTCAAAGAACACGAAACGATGCTCGTCGTAGAGACAGCTAAGCCGTTTAAAGTGCTTTCATCTGCCCTTGTTGGCGGCGGTATACGTTGGGCGACGACGTTCGTCAATCGGCATGTTCCGCTTGATTATCGTTGTGACAATGCCGAGCAGGAGATGATTCAATTTTTGAGGCAACACGGTTTTGATGAGCAATGGACGGTCGGAATGATGACCGCTGTCGATGTGAAAGATGTAGCGTTTTCATTTGTTGATGAAGATATTCGGTTGTTTGTTGCGGTGACCGCTGGAGTTGGAAATGCGGTAGATAGTGCAAATGCTTGGCGGCGTACAGATGTAGTCGCTTCTCCAGGGACGATTAATACGTTCGTTTTTATCGATGGTCATTTATCAGAAGCTGCGTTCGTGCAAGCGCTAATGACTGCAACAGAAGCAAAAGCAAAAGCGTTGTGTGATAAACAAGTCGTCGATCCGCAAACGAATACGATCGCGACAGGAACATCAACCGATTGTACGGCCATCGCTGCGTCCCAACAAGGAACATATTATGCATACGCTGGAACGATTACACCGATCGGTAAACAGCTAGCTCGTCTCGTATATGAAGCAACGCAAACAGCTATTGACCGCTATCGAAAGCGAAAGGGTCAACAACCCAATGACTAA
- a CDS encoding RRXRR domain-containing protein, which yields MVFVLDTNKRPLAPCHEAVARKLLKQGKAAIYRRFPFISTRQDGKRMKC from the coding sequence ATGGTTTTTGTGTTAGACACAAACAAACGTCCGCTTGCTCCTTGTCACGAAGCAGTTGCAAGAAAGCTGTTGAAACAAGGGAAGGCGGCGATTTACAGGCGATTTCCATTTATATCAACTCGACAAGATGGAAAGCGTATGAAGTGTTAA
- a CDS encoding ABC transporter substrate-binding protein, which produces MKKWKQYVWLLVLVLTLGLAACANNAEPAKETKQEAKTEQAAFPVTIKDAVGDVTIEKEPEKIVSLIPSNTEIAYALGLGDKIVGVSDFDNYPEDVKNKEKIGGMEFNVEKIIALQPDVVLAHASSAHNSEEGLKQLKDAGITVIVVPNATSLNDVYASIELIGKATGKTKEASDVVKQMKQKIDAIAEKAKEVKEEATVWIEVSPAPEIYTAGKGTFMDEMLTIIHAKNAAGDQEGWPMFTEEDAVALNPDVIITTYGYYTPNAVEQVLARPAWKDVPAVKNKRVYDVNSDLVSRPGPRLAEGVEEIAKVVYPDIFK; this is translated from the coding sequence ATGAAAAAATGGAAACAGTATGTATGGCTTTTGGTGCTCGTGCTGACGCTCGGATTAGCAGCGTGCGCGAATAACGCAGAGCCAGCAAAAGAGACGAAGCAAGAAGCGAAAACGGAACAAGCCGCATTTCCAGTCACCATAAAAGATGCGGTTGGTGATGTCACGATTGAAAAAGAACCGGAAAAAATTGTTTCGCTTATCCCGAGCAATACAGAAATTGCGTATGCGTTAGGACTTGGTGACAAAATCGTTGGTGTAAGCGATTTTGATAACTATCCGGAAGATGTGAAAAATAAAGAAAAAATCGGCGGCATGGAGTTTAATGTTGAAAAAATTATCGCGCTTCAGCCGGACGTTGTGCTTGCACACGCGTCAAGTGCACATAACTCTGAAGAAGGATTGAAACAATTGAAAGATGCGGGCATTACAGTCATTGTTGTGCCAAATGCTACATCGTTGAATGACGTGTATGCTTCCATTGAACTAATCGGTAAAGCGACAGGGAAAACGAAAGAAGCATCGGACGTTGTGAAACAAATGAAGCAAAAAATCGATGCCATTGCTGAAAAAGCAAAAGAGGTGAAAGAAGAAGCAACCGTTTGGATCGAAGTCTCGCCTGCACCAGAAATTTATACAGCTGGAAAAGGAACATTTATGGATGAGATGTTAACGATCATTCATGCGAAAAATGCGGCAGGTGATCAAGAAGGATGGCCGATGTTTACGGAAGAAGATGCAGTGGCGTTAAACCCGGATGTCATTATTACGACGTACGGTTATTACACGCCGAACGCAGTTGAGCAAGTGCTCGCTCGCCCAGCATGGAAAGACGTTCCGGCTGTCAAAAATAAGCGAGTATATGATGTGAACTCAGATTTAGTTTCTCGTCCAGGACCACGTTTAGCTGAAGGGGTCGAAGAAATTGCCAAAGTCGTTTATCCAGACATTTTTAAATAA
- a CDS encoding FecCD family ABC transporter permease, producing MPKSFIQTFLNNYMTASIIAIVALLLGISIGSQSIPFSSIWDTLSHHLFHTPMDVPATISQIIIAIRVPRVVLAFLIGASLALAGVAFQGLLKNVLADPYTIGVSSGAAVGAVLVFFFQLHLSFLGRFTLPIVSIMCALVTLLFVLLFARLAERNMGIETIVLIGIIMNAFFGSVISLMVALSGEELRQVISWLMGSVAMRGWSYVSLFVPFFIIGSLGLFTHIRELNAFSFGERTAANIGVHVLRKKLWILLSASLLTGAAVAVSGTIGFVGLVIPHMTRLICGANHRKLLPLSFLYGGTFLVLADVVARTIVAPRELPIGVITSFIGAPLFAILLFKSLRRKT from the coding sequence TTGCCAAAGTCGTTTATCCAGACATTTTTAAATAACTATATGACTGCATCCATCATTGCAATCGTTGCACTATTATTAGGGATATCGATTGGATCACAATCGATTCCCTTTTCTTCTATATGGGACACGTTGTCGCATCATTTGTTTCATACACCGATGGACGTTCCCGCCACCATTTCGCAAATTATTATTGCGATTCGTGTGCCGAGAGTAGTGCTCGCCTTTTTGATTGGGGCGTCCTTAGCACTTGCTGGTGTAGCGTTCCAAGGGCTTTTAAAAAACGTTTTAGCTGATCCGTATACGATTGGAGTATCATCTGGCGCTGCTGTCGGAGCGGTACTCGTCTTCTTTTTTCAACTTCATTTGTCGTTTCTCGGACGCTTTACGTTACCGATCGTGAGCATTATGTGTGCGCTCGTGACATTATTGTTTGTTTTATTATTTGCTCGACTTGCAGAACGCAATATGGGAATTGAAACGATCGTTTTAATCGGCATTATCATGAATGCGTTTTTCGGCTCGGTTATTTCACTTATGGTTGCCCTTAGTGGTGAGGAATTGCGTCAAGTCATTAGCTGGCTCATGGGAAGCGTCGCGATGCGCGGTTGGTCATATGTTTCTTTATTTGTACCGTTTTTTATCATCGGTTCTCTCGGCTTATTTACACATATTCGCGAGTTAAACGCTTTTTCATTTGGCGAGCGAACAGCAGCAAACATTGGCGTACATGTGTTGCGAAAAAAGTTATGGATTTTACTTAGCGCTTCCTTGCTTACAGGCGCAGCGGTAGCTGTATCGGGCACGATCGGCTTTGTTGGGCTTGTCATTCCGCATATGACGCGTTTGATTTGTGGGGCAAATCACCGGAAATTATTGCCACTTTCTTTTTTGTACGGTGGCACGTTTTTAGTGTTAGCAGATGTTGTGGCACGAACGATCGTTGCCCCGCGGGAGTTGCCAATTGGGGTCATCACATCATTTATTGGCGCACCATTGTTTGCAATATTGTTATTTAAAAGTTTAAGACGGAAGACGTGA
- the rluB gene encoding 23S rRNA pseudouridine(2605) synthase RluB: MERLQKVIARAGVASRRKAEQLIVEGKVKVNGKVVTELGVKVSPQDRIEVDGIPLEREEPVYYLLYKPRGVISSVKDEKGRKVVTDFFKHVNKRIYPIGRLDYDTSGLLLLTNDGEFANLLMHPRYEIEKVYIAKVKGIPAREKIKQLEKGVMLEDGITAPAKAKVLSIDKRKQTAIVELHIHEGRNRQVRRMFEAIGHPVLKLKRERYAFLDLKGLNPGDYRELSPHEVKRLRTLALAGSPFPS, from the coding sequence ATGGAACGATTACAAAAGGTGATTGCTCGTGCAGGTGTTGCATCGCGAAGAAAAGCAGAGCAATTGATCGTCGAAGGAAAAGTAAAAGTGAATGGAAAAGTAGTGACTGAACTTGGGGTGAAAGTAAGCCCGCAAGATCGCATTGAAGTAGACGGTATTCCGCTTGAGCGCGAAGAGCCGGTATATTATTTGTTGTACAAGCCGCGCGGTGTTATTTCGAGCGTAAAAGATGAAAAGGGCAGAAAAGTAGTGACCGACTTTTTCAAACATGTAAACAAACGTATTTATCCGATTGGACGGTTAGATTACGATACGTCAGGATTGCTGCTGTTAACAAACGATGGTGAGTTTGCAAATTTATTAATGCATCCGCGTTATGAAATTGAAAAAGTGTACATCGCAAAAGTAAAAGGAATACCTGCGCGCGAAAAAATAAAACAGCTTGAAAAAGGTGTGATGTTAGAAGATGGGATAACGGCACCGGCGAAAGCGAAAGTGTTATCGATCGATAAACGAAAACAAACAGCGATTGTTGAACTGCACATTCATGAAGGACGCAATCGTCAAGTGCGTCGCATGTTTGAAGCCATCGGTCATCCTGTATTGAAATTAAAACGAGAACGCTACGCTTTTTTAGATTTAAAAGGGCTTAATCCTGGGGACTACCGCGAGCTATCGCCACATGAAGTGAAACGATTGCGCACGTTAGCGCTAGCTGGTTCGCCTTTTCCATCATAA
- a CDS encoding response regulator transcription factor: protein MEKEIKILVVDDEERIRRLLRMYLEREQYMIDEAENGEEALALALDNDYDLILLDLMLPGKDGIEVCKQLREKKATPVIMLTAKGEEANRVQGFEAGTDDYIVKPFSPREVVLRVKALLRRTANSPYVTTDTTTRDVLVFPHLTIDHDAHRVTADGHEVSLTPKEYELLHFLAKSPDKVFDREQLLKEVWHYEFFGDLRTVDTHVKRLREKLNKVSPAAAKMIVTVWGVGYKFEVVNE, encoded by the coding sequence ATGGAGAAGGAAATTAAAATTTTAGTTGTCGATGACGAAGAGCGCATTCGTCGTTTGCTTCGTATGTATTTAGAACGTGAGCAATATATGATCGATGAAGCAGAAAACGGTGAAGAAGCGCTAGCATTAGCGCTTGACAATGATTATGACTTGATTTTGCTTGACCTTATGTTACCTGGAAAAGACGGTATTGAAGTGTGCAAACAGTTGCGTGAGAAAAAAGCGACACCCGTCATTATGTTAACAGCGAAGGGGGAGGAAGCTAATCGCGTGCAAGGATTTGAAGCAGGAACGGACGATTATATCGTTAAGCCGTTTAGCCCGCGTGAAGTGGTGCTCCGCGTGAAAGCGCTGCTTCGCCGTACAGCGAACTCTCCATATGTAACAACGGATACGACAACACGAGATGTGCTCGTATTTCCTCATTTAACAATTGACCATGATGCGCATCGGGTGACAGCAGATGGGCATGAAGTTAGCTTAACTCCGAAAGAGTACGAGTTGCTTCATTTTTTAGCGAAGTCACCAGATAAAGTGTTTGATCGCGAGCAATTGTTAAAAGAAGTATGGCATTACGAATTTTTTGGTGATTTACGAACAGTTGATACGCATGTCAAACGGTTGCGCGAAAAGTTGAATAAAGTATCGCCAGCAGCAGCGAAAATGATCGTCACCGTTTGGGGCGTTGGGTACAAATTTGAGGTCGTGAATGAATGA
- a CDS encoding cytochrome c biogenesis protein ResB has protein sequence MEQVKCECGHVNPIGTVLCEACGKPLEEVPMLLDMRYEGSARRSQTYNQTIVDKIWNFFSSVKVGVWLIVITLVASAIGTIYPQQMYIPPTVSPAEYYEEQYGWLGKWYYALGFHDLYSSWWYMLLIALIGVSLVICSLDRVVPLYRALNNQRVTRNEQFLQRQRLFSRSQVKDYENALPRVVDRLTKRGYRIREENGSILAEKGRFSRWGPYVNHIGLIIFLIGAMLRFVPGMYVDENMWIREGEIKEIPGTKGKYFLENKKFIFEVYEKGKEKEAFQAAIDRVGNGMMAKNYQTDVVLYERVGPVVAGEEPKLKKIKSFSIRVNEPLKHDHYALYQVDFKLDELKSMSFHLTDKQTNKSFGTITIDLIQPEKEYDLGNGYKVQLLSYFPDFYFDENGKPNTRSKVPNNPAFVFKMFAPDRPKGEVSFAAIRQTIEPLGDNKYKMAFAGIETRNVSALTVRRDFTLWILGVGGAIFMIGLIQGMYWNHRRVWIRRINDEVLIAAHTNKNWFGLKKELEGIFNDTPFVMPIDQLDKRS, from the coding sequence ATGGAACAAGTAAAATGTGAATGTGGGCATGTGAATCCGATTGGTACAGTTCTTTGTGAAGCATGTGGTAAACCGTTAGAAGAAGTGCCAATGTTATTGGACATGCGTTATGAAGGAAGCGCTCGCCGTTCGCAAACGTACAACCAAACGATTGTTGATAAAATATGGAACTTCTTTTCGTCTGTTAAAGTTGGGGTTTGGCTTATCGTTATTACGTTAGTCGCTTCGGCCATCGGCACAATTTATCCACAACAGATGTACATTCCGCCAACAGTGTCGCCAGCTGAATATTATGAGGAGCAGTACGGTTGGCTCGGGAAATGGTATTACGCGCTAGGATTTCACGATTTATATAGCTCATGGTGGTATATGTTGCTTATAGCGCTCATTGGTGTATCGCTCGTCATTTGTAGTTTAGACCGTGTCGTGCCACTATATCGGGCGTTAAACAATCAGCGGGTGACGAGAAATGAACAATTTTTACAACGCCAACGTCTATTTAGCCGTTCACAAGTGAAAGACTACGAAAATGCTTTGCCTCGCGTGGTCGATCGGTTAACGAAACGGGGTTATCGTATTCGTGAGGAGAACGGAAGCATTTTAGCAGAAAAAGGGCGTTTTTCCCGTTGGGGACCGTATGTGAATCACATTGGACTTATCATTTTTCTCATCGGTGCGATGCTTCGATTTGTTCCGGGAATGTATGTGGATGAAAACATGTGGATTCGTGAAGGGGAAATAAAAGAAATTCCGGGAACGAAAGGAAAATATTTTTTAGAAAATAAAAAGTTTATTTTTGAAGTGTATGAGAAAGGAAAAGAGAAAGAAGCGTTTCAAGCGGCGATTGATCGCGTCGGTAACGGAATGATGGCGAAAAACTATCAAACGGACGTCGTATTGTACGAGCGTGTTGGTCCAGTTGTTGCAGGGGAAGAGCCGAAGCTAAAGAAAATTAAAAGTTTTTCGATTCGTGTCAACGAACCGTTAAAACATGATCATTACGCGTTATATCAAGTTGATTTTAAGCTAGATGAATTAAAAAGCATGTCGTTTCATTTGACAGATAAACAAACGAACAAATCGTTTGGCACGATTACGATTGATTTAATTCAACCTGAAAAAGAATATGATCTTGGCAACGGCTATAAAGTGCAACTATTAAGCTATTTTCCAGATTTTTATTTTGATGAAAATGGGAAACCAAACACGCGTTCGAAAGTACCGAACAATCCAGCGTTTGTATTTAAAATGTTTGCACCAGACCGTCCAAAAGGGGAAGTGAGTTTCGCCGCCATTCGTCAAACGATTGAACCGCTCGGTGATAACAAATATAAAATGGCGTTTGCCGGTATTGAAACACGAAACGTATCGGCGCTGACGGTGCGTCGTGATTTTACACTTTGGATTTTAGGCGTTGGCGGTGCGATTTTTATGATTGGTCTGATTCAAGGAATGTATTGGAACCATCGCCGCGTATGGATTCGACGGATCAATGACGAAGTGCTTATTGCCGCGCATACGAATAAAAACTGGTTTGGACTGAAAAAAGAGCTTGAGGGCATATTTAACGATACACCGTTTGTCATGCCGATTGATCAATTGGACAAGCGGTCATAA